One genomic region from Metallosphaera tengchongensis encodes:
- a CDS encoding 2-polyprenylphenol hydroxylase: MIRSKVVEYSEVGKSHRIVFTFQGRRPLPGQFIALILPGEKEIPLGVTDYNDSTIEVYVDSPKLFKRILSSRYVVLEGPFGKPIPMGNTLGVATEDLFHDVLFPLREAKRKGFEASLECWGSCGADFPHREGVKWDVVVASVPREMLDKLPRSTMVYVRWVNMNCMAGVCGVCQVNGNLACVDGPFLELRKIVA; the protein is encoded by the coding sequence ATGATTAGGTCGAAGGTTGTAGAGTACAGTGAGGTTGGTAAGTCCCATAGAATAGTCTTCACGTTCCAAGGAAGAAGACCTTTACCCGGACAGTTTATAGCACTCATCCTCCCTGGGGAGAAGGAGATACCCTTAGGGGTTACAGACTATAATGACTCCACAATAGAAGTGTATGTAGACTCACCAAAATTATTTAAGAGGATACTTTCCTCCAGGTACGTTGTCCTTGAAGGACCTTTCGGAAAACCTATACCCATGGGAAATACCCTAGGTGTGGCCACAGAAGACCTTTTCCATGACGTTCTCTTCCCATTGAGGGAGGCAAAAAGGAAGGGCTTCGAAGCTTCGCTAGAGTGTTGGGGGAGTTGCGGGGCCGATTTCCCCCATAGGGAAGGGGTAAAGTGGGATGTAGTCGTAGCCTCGGTTCCCAGGGAGATGCTCGATAAACTTCCGAGGAGTACCATGGTTTATGTAAGGTGGGTCAACATGAACTGCATGGCGGGTGTGTGCGGCGTGTGTCAAGTTAATGGAAACCTGGCTTGCGTAGACGGTCCGTTCCTGGAGTTGAGGAAGATTGTGGCTTAA
- the pyrI gene encoding aspartate carbamoyltransferase regulatory subunit, translating into MIELKDGLIVSKIRNGTVIDHIPAGRALAILKILGIKGVEGHRIALVMNVESSKIGRKDIVKIEERKIEEREAELITLIAPEATINIVSDYEVVEKRTQKIPEVVRGILKCTNPSCITNNDPEAVTKFRTRGRKPITLVCEYCETKLTEEEVLRQILQ; encoded by the coding sequence GTGATTGAATTGAAAGACGGATTAATAGTGAGCAAGATCAGGAACGGGACAGTGATCGACCATATCCCTGCGGGGAGGGCATTGGCTATACTGAAGATATTGGGAATAAAGGGGGTTGAAGGGCACAGAATAGCTCTAGTCATGAACGTAGAGAGCTCCAAGATAGGAAGAAAAGATATAGTTAAGATCGAAGAGAGGAAGATCGAGGAAAGGGAAGCAGAGCTGATAACTCTGATTGCTCCCGAGGCTACAATAAACATTGTAAGTGACTATGAGGTGGTGGAGAAGAGGACGCAGAAAATACCTGAGGTAGTTAGGGGTATTTTGAAATGTACTAACCCTTCCTGCATAACCAACAATGATCCAGAAGCTGTAACCAAGTTCAGAACTAGAGGGAGGAAGCCAATAACATTAGTATGTGAGTACTGTGAAACTAAGCTGACAGAGGAGGAAGTTCTGAGGCAGATCTTGCAATGA
- the pyrB gene encoding aspartate carbamoyltransferase, giving the protein MRDVISILDFSKNYILDIFEHTDEFLEGKFRPRLDNKIIAMAFFEPSTRTALSFSSAALALGAKVLGFSSEESLSVSKGENLADTIRMLENYSDCIVMRHKFDGAAKFAAEIASKPVINAGDGKREHPTQTMIDIYTVYKTFGSIEGLTFGFFGDLRYARTVNSMLKALTLFNPKMVYLISPQPLRVRSEILEGLNYPYREVSDIREVIGEIDVLYVTRIQRERFLDEDEYEKVKESYKVDVKTVEGMRKDAIILHPLPRVSEIDRRIDSMPQAKYFLQASYATPLRSVLLHEVVEGD; this is encoded by the coding sequence GTGAGGGATGTAATTTCAATCCTGGATTTCTCTAAAAACTACATTCTCGATATTTTTGAGCACACCGATGAGTTTTTAGAGGGAAAATTCAGGCCTAGATTGGACAATAAGATAATAGCCATGGCGTTCTTTGAACCCAGCACTAGGACTGCCCTCAGCTTCTCAAGTGCCGCTCTAGCCCTCGGGGCTAAAGTGCTGGGCTTCTCCTCCGAGGAGTCCTTGTCGGTATCAAAAGGGGAAAACTTGGCTGATACCATCAGGATGCTGGAGAACTACTCAGACTGCATAGTCATGAGACATAAGTTCGATGGTGCTGCTAAGTTTGCAGCAGAAATCGCAAGTAAACCTGTCATTAACGCAGGGGATGGAAAGAGGGAACACCCTACCCAGACCATGATAGATATTTACACAGTTTACAAGACTTTTGGGAGTATAGAAGGACTAACCTTCGGCTTCTTTGGAGATTTAAGGTACGCAAGGACTGTAAACAGCATGTTAAAGGCTCTGACGCTCTTCAACCCTAAGATGGTTTATTTGATTTCACCGCAGCCATTAAGGGTTAGATCAGAAATCCTAGAAGGCTTAAACTACCCCTACAGGGAGGTTTCGGACATAAGGGAAGTTATAGGAGAGATCGACGTCCTTTACGTCACTAGGATTCAGAGGGAGAGGTTCCTGGACGAGGACGAGTATGAAAAGGTCAAGGAGAGTTACAAGGTCGACGTGAAGACTGTTGAAGGAATGCGGAAGGATGCCATAATCCTTCACCCTCTTCCTAGGGTGTCTGAGATAGACAGAAGGATAGACTCGATGCCCCAAGCCAAATACTTCCTTCAAGCATCTTACGCAACTCCACTTAGATCTGTGCTTCTTCACGAGGTTGTTGAAGGTGATTGA
- the pyrE gene encoding orotate phosphoribosyltransferase, with protein sequence MNIGEVLLRRKLLLIGSFILTSGKTSPYYIDLRRFPSFPEFSDVVSDAIEKVKGVDFDFVVGIATGGVPLASYLACRLGKPMGYVRVEKKGHGTDKLVEAEVADRKVLLVDDVATTGGSLERAIMEVKRSGAKSVHALVIVDREEGSAERLEKIGVKLMPVYRISDILRSISDKLSEGEKALILDYLGGTK encoded by the coding sequence ATGAATATAGGTGAAGTCCTTCTTAGGAGGAAGCTCCTGTTAATAGGAAGTTTCATACTAACCTCTGGTAAGACAAGCCCTTATTACATTGATCTAAGGAGGTTTCCAAGTTTTCCTGAGTTTTCAGATGTGGTGAGCGATGCCATAGAGAAGGTTAAGGGAGTCGACTTCGACTTTGTGGTTGGAATAGCTACAGGAGGGGTACCTTTAGCCTCTTACTTAGCGTGTAGGTTAGGTAAACCCATGGGTTACGTAAGGGTGGAGAAGAAGGGACACGGTACTGATAAACTGGTTGAGGCAGAGGTGGCAGACAGAAAAGTGCTTTTGGTAGATGACGTGGCGACCACAGGAGGTTCACTGGAGAGAGCCATAATGGAAGTGAAGCGGAGTGGCGCCAAGTCTGTCCACGCACTGGTCATAGTTGATAGGGAGGAAGGATCGGCGGAGAGGCTTGAGAAGATAGGGGTCAAGTTGATGCCAGTGTATAGGATATCAGATATTCTAAGGTCAATTTCAGATAAACTAAGTGAGGGGGAGAAAGCCTTAATCCTTGACTACCTTGGTGGAACCAAGTGA
- a CDS encoding orotidine 5'-phosphate decarboxylase / HUMPS family protein, giving the protein MRRIILSIDEPISKEKLVEMEDGLAAVKVGWPLILSIGVDGVNKLLTGLGLKKIFDLKLADIDNTMNLIVEKLKPMADAFIAHSFIGVRGSLGSLNLQGRELYLVLSMSHPGWNESFYPYLREVAMEVNPEGLVAPATRPSVIRKVREDFPTKVVISPGVGAQGAEPGDAICSGADYEIMGRAIYLSERPVEKLREITKKMEDRLYECKRAKDRPR; this is encoded by the coding sequence GTGAGGAGGATAATACTCTCCATCGATGAACCAATATCGAAGGAAAAACTAGTTGAGATGGAGGATGGGCTAGCAGCAGTTAAGGTCGGTTGGCCACTGATCTTGAGTATAGGAGTGGATGGGGTCAATAAACTCTTGACGGGGTTAGGTCTTAAGAAGATCTTTGACTTAAAGTTGGCCGACATAGATAATACAATGAACTTAATAGTAGAGAAATTGAAGCCAATGGCAGACGCTTTTATTGCACATTCCTTCATTGGAGTAAGGGGATCGTTGGGCTCCCTCAATCTCCAGGGGAGAGAGCTATATCTAGTTCTCTCTATGTCTCATCCTGGTTGGAATGAGAGCTTCTACCCATATCTTAGGGAGGTAGCCATGGAGGTGAACCCGGAGGGGTTAGTAGCTCCCGCAACTAGGCCTTCAGTTATCCGGAAGGTAAGGGAGGACTTCCCCACTAAGGTGGTCATATCTCCCGGAGTAGGTGCACAGGGAGCAGAGCCCGGCGATGCTATCTGCAGTGGAGCTGACTATGAAATAATGGGAAGGGCAATTTATCTATCCGAAAGACCAGTTGAAAAGTTGCGTGAAATAACTAAGAAAATGGAGGATAGGCTGTATGAGTGCAAAAGAGCAAAGGATAGACCA